Genomic DNA from Sphingobium sp. WTD-1:
TTTCCGACGAGGAACTGGAAGCCCGCCGCGCCAAGCTGATCGCCGAAGGTGGTTACAAATATCCCGCCTCGCAGACCCCCTGGCAGGAAATCCAGCGGTCTGTCGTCGGCCAGATGAACACCGGCGCAATCCTGGAAGGCGCGGAGAAATATCAGCGCATCGCCCAGACCAAGGGCCTGCCGCGCGACAACCATTAATCATCAGAGCCGTCAACGGCGCGTCATTCAAAGGAGGCAACAGGACGTAATTTCCCTGCAGCGATGCTCGAAATTGCGTCCCCTCGTCCCCATCTGACAGACGCGCCGTTCCGGCAAATATTACCCCCTTTCCACGACATTTCGGGAGATATCCATGTTCAACGGAGCCATTCTGGTCGGTGCTGCCGAGCGCACCGGTGGTGAGCCCTTCTTCGCGGTCGATCCGTCGACCGGCGCCAAGGGCGACGTCGCCTTCCACAACGCCTCGACCGCCGATGTCGCCGATGCCTGCGCGCTGGCCGACAGCGCGTTCGAGGGCTTCTCGACCCTGTCTCCCGAAACCCGCGCTTCCTTCCTGGAAGCCGTGGCCGACCAGATCATGGAAATCGGCGATCTGCTGATCACCACCGCCATGAGCGAAACCGGCCTGCCGCGTGGCCGCCTGGAGGGCGAGCGTGGCCGCACCGTCGGCCAGCTGCGCCTGTTCGCTTCCTATGTCCGCCAGGGCGACTGGCTCGACGTCACCATCGACAAGGCGCTGCCGGAACGCACCCCGCTGCCCCGCAGCGACCTGCGCCGCGTCAACCATGCCGTCGGCCCGGTCGCCGTGTTCGGCGCGTCCAACTTCCCGCTCGCCTTCTCGGTCGCGGGCGGTGACACCGCATCGGCCTTCGCCGCCGGCTGCCCGGTCGTCGTGAAGGGACACCCGGCCCACCCCGGCACCGGCGAACTGGTCGCCCGCGCCATTGCCGCCGCGGTCAAGGCCAGCGGCCTGCATGAAGGCGTCTTCTCCTACCTGCCCGGCACCACCAACGACCTGGGCGGCGCGCTGGTCGCCGATCCCCGCATCAAGGCGGTCGGCTTCACCGGTTCGCGCGGCGGCGGCATTGCGCTGATGAAGATCGCCGCCAACCGCGCAGAGCCGATCCCGGTCTATTCGGAAATGTCGTCGATCAACCCGGTCGTGCTGCTGCCGGGCGCGCTCGCGGCCCGCGCCGAAGCGCTGGGCACCGCCTTCGTCGGTTCGCTCAGCCTGTTCGCTGGCCAGTTCTGCACCAACCCCGGCATGGTGATCGCGCTCGACAGCCCCGATCTCGACCGCTTCGTCGCCTCGGCGGCGACGGCCCTGTCGGCCAACCAGCCCCATGTCATGCTGACGCCGGGCATCCACGCCGCCTATGAGAAGGGCGTCGAGGCGCTGGCCGGTGCGGAAGGCGTCACCACCGTGGCGCGCGGCGCTGAGGCCGAAGGCGTGAACCTGGCCCAGTCGGCCCTGTTCGCCACCAGCGGCGAGCAGTTCCGCGCCAACCCGGCGCTGTCGCATGAAGTGTTCGGTTCCTCGTCGATCCTGGTGAAGTGCGCCACGATCGAGGAAGTGATCGCCACCATCGCCCAGATGGAAGGTCAGCTGACCGCCACGCTGCAGATGGACGAAAGCGACACCGACAATGCCGCCAAGCTGCTGCCGACGCTGTCGCGCAAGGTCGGCCGCGTGCTCGCCAATGGCTGGCCGACCGGCGTCGAAGTGACCCATGCCATGGTCCATGGCGGTCCCTTCCCGTCGACCTCGGACGGCCGCACCACCTCGGTCGGCACGCTGGCGATGATGCGCTTCCTGCGTCCGGTCTGCTATCAGGACGTCGTCGACGCCGTGCTGCCGCCGGCGCTGCAGGCGGCCAACCCCTGGAAGCTCAACCGCCGCATGGAAGGCAAGCTGGAGCTGGCGCAGTGACCGTCATTTCGCTGGTTCAGTTCAACGAGGGTGGCGCGCGCGGCGTCGCTGCCCTCGACCAGACCGGCGCGGCGAAGCGGGTGACGGGCGCAAGCTCCACCCGCCAGCTGGCGCTGGACGCGATCGCGGCGGGCCAGGGCCTGGCTGCCTTTGCGGCAGGCAAGCTGGGCGACGCGGTGGACCTGTCCACCGTCACCCTGCTGTCGCCGATCGACCATGAGGATGCCGCGCATCTGCTGGTCGCCGGCACCGGGCTGACCCATCTCGGCTCGGCCGAAGGCCGCGACAAGATGCACAAGGCCGCCGCCTCGGGCGACCTGACCGATAGCATGCGCATGTTCCTGATGGGCGTCGAGGGCGGCAAGCCCGCCGATGACGGCATCGGCGCGCAGCCCGAATGGTTCTACAAGGGCGACGGCCAGATCCTGGTCGATCCGGGCCAGGACTTCACCATGCCGGCCTTTGCCGAGGATGGTGGCGAGGAACCCGAAGTCGCCGGCATCTACCTGATCGACGCCGACGGCACGCCGGTGCGTCTGGGCTTTGCGATCGGCAATGAATTTTCCGATCACATCACCGAACGCGGCAATTATCTGTGGCTCGCCCACTCCAAGCTGCGCCAGGCATCGCTCGGCCCGGAACTGCTGCTGGGCGACCTGCCGCAGGATCTGCGCGGCACCAGCCGCATCGTCCGCAATGGCGAGACGGTGTGGGAAAAGCCGTTCCTGTCGGGTGAGACCAACATGTCGCACACGATCGCGAACCTGGAACATCATCATTTCAAATATGGTCTGTTCCGCCGCCCCGGCGACATTCATGTCCATTTCTTCGGCACCGCCACCCTCTCCTTCTCCGATGGCTTCGCTACCCAGGAAGGCGATGTGTTCGAAGTCGAGGCCAAGCCCTTCACCCTGCCGGTCCGCAATGGACTCACGCGCGCAGCGGACGAGGGCAAGACCAAGGTAAAGGCGCTATGAGCATCAAGGCCGGCCTCGTAGGCCTGGGCAAGATTGCCCGCGACCAGCATCTGCCCGCGATCGCCAAGATCGAAGGCATCGACCTGGTCGCCGTCGCCAGCCGCAACGCGCAGGGTGAAGGGGTGAACAATTATCCCGATCTCGGCGCGATGCTGGCGGGCGAGCCCGACATGGACGCCGTCATCCTGTGCCAGCCGCCGCAGGTCCGCTATCAGGCGGCCCGTCAGGCGATCCTGGCCGGCAAGCATGTCTTCCTGGAAAAGCCGCCCGGCGCGACCGTGTCGGAAGTCGACGCGCTGATCGCGCTGGCCAAGGCCAATGGCGTCACCCTCTATGCCAGCTGGCACAGCCGCTATGCTGCCGCCGTCGCCCAGGCCAAGGACTGGATGGCGTCGCGCACGGTCGAGCGCATCTCGATCCAGTGGCGCGAAGATGTCCGTCACTGGCATCCGGGCCAGCCCTGGATCTGGGAAGCGGGCGGTTTCGGCGTGTTCGATCCGGGCATCAACGCCCTGTCGATCCTGACCGAAATCGTTGCCGAGCCGATCACCCTGCTGTCGGCCGAACTGGAAGTGCCGTCCAACAAGCAGGCGCCGATCGGCGCGACGCTGGCAATGGCGACCGCTTCGGGCGCAAAGATCGACACCGTGTTCGACTGGCGCCAGACCGGTCCCCAGACCTGGGACATTGTGGTCGAAACCAGCAAGGGCAAGCTGCTCCTGTCCGAAGGCGGCAACACGCTGACCCTGGACGGCGAAGTCCAGTTGAAGGCGCCGGACGAGGAATATCCGACCATGTATCGGCGCTTCGTCGGGCTGGTGGCGGACAAGGCGATCGACGCCGACACCGCGCCGCTGCGCCTGGTGGCCGATGCCTTCCTTTGTGGCCGGCATTGCCCTACGGCTGATTTTGAGGACTAAATTCAACGGAGGTAGAATGGGGAGCGAGCGCAAGGACGGACCGGAACGCAAGTTCGCGTCGGACGAAGGCTCGCTCCGCATTCATCAGGCGATCGCCCGCGACATGGGCACCGCCATCCTGACCGGCAGGCACAAGCCCGGCGACCTGTTCGAGGGCGAGATCGAGGCGTCGGAACGCCTCGGCGTATCGCGCACCGCCTATCGCGAGGCGATCCGCATCCTGATCGCCAAGGGCATGCTGGAAAGCCGCCCCAAGGCCGGCACCCGCGTCCTGCCGCGCGCGCGCTGGAACGTGCTTGATCCCGAAATGCTCGCCTGGATGTTCGCCGGCGAACCCGACCGCGCCTTCATCCGCGACCTGTTCGAGCTGCGCGGCGTGATCGAGCCGGCGGCGGCCGAATTTGCCGCGCGCCGCCGCACCGACGATCAACTGGCGATCATGGACGCGGCGCTCGCCGAGATGGAACGCTATGGCCTGTCCACGCCGGAGGGACGCGCCGCCGACCAGCGTTTCCACAATGCCATCCTGGCCGCGACCCATAATGACGCGCTGGAGGCACTGGCCAGCTCGGTCGGCGCCGCGGTCAGCTGGACCACCACCTTCAAGCATCGCAAGAAGCTGTTGCCGCGCGATCCCCTGCCCGATCATCAGGCGGTGCATCGCGCCATCGCCTCACGCGACACGGCGGCCGCGCGCAACGCCATGGCCGAACTGCTGCGCCTGGCCTTTGCCGACATGGATATTGCGCTCAGCGAACCGGGCGCCTGATCAACCTACCTGTGCGCGGGCGCCGGCCGGCATCCAGAGAGCCAGCCCCGCCCGCCCCTGCCGCGCGATCAGGCCGGTCATGTTGGCGACAGCGAAACTGACACCATGGAGGTTGCGGCGCTGGGGCACGCCGGGGATCGGCCGGGGATGACCGGAGGCAAAGGCCAGCCCCGCCCGCAGCCGAAAATCGTCGCGCGGACAATCCCAGTCGAGGCTGACGCCCAGCACCATATCCAGACTGCCGGGATAGCAGGGCGTGCCGTCATTATCGCGTGCCGCCACGATCAGGATGCCGGCCGCCAGCGCACGATCCGCCGCTGCCGCGAACGCCTCGCCATGGGCCGGATTGATCGTGCCGAGGCTGAGGTTGATGAGGTCCACCCGTGCCGCCACCGCGCGGTCGATCGCCGTGACCAGCGCCCGCGCCGTGGTGCTGAGCGCATCATGAAACACCCGGATCGGCAGGCAGAGCGCATCGGGCGCCTGATCCTGGATCGCGGCGGTCACGGCGGTGCCATGGCCAAGCAGGTCGCCTGTGTCAGCTTCGCTGTCACCCCCATCCCTGGCGATGGCAAAGCCGGGCAATAGCCGGGTGGCATCGATATGGGGATGATCGGGATGGACGCCGCTGTCGATCACGGCGATGCGCAACGGATCAGGCATGAACCAGCTCGGACTGCTGCACCATATGCGCCTGCCCGTCGGTGACCGTCACGATCCGGTCGGCGATCCGCGCCAGCGCCGGCTTATGGGTGATGAGGATGATGGTCGCATCGGGCAGCGCACCGCGCAGGCGCTGCGCCACCAGCGCCTCGGTCTCGCCATCCAGCGCAGATGTCGGCTCGTCCAGGATCAACACCGATGGCCGGCGCAGCAGCGCGCGGGCGATGACGATACGCTGCCGCTCGCCCGCCGACAGCGCCAGCCCTCGCTCGCCCGTGCGGGTGTCCAGCCCCTCGGGCAGGCGCGCCAGGAACGCATCCAGCCCGGCGGCATGGGCGGCGGCCTCGATATCCGCGGTCCGCACATCCGGCAGGGCAAAGCCGATATTGGCGGCGATACTGTCGTTGAACAGCCAGGGCGACTGGTCGACCAGCATCACCTCGCGCCGCAGATCGTCGAGCCGCAGATCGCGCAGATCATGGCCGTCGAGCAGGATGCGCCCGTCGGTCGGATCGGCATGGCGCACCATCAGGTCGGCCATGGTCGACTTGCCGACGCCGCTCGGCCCCAGGATCGCGCAGATGCTGCCGGCGGGGATGGCCAGGTCCATGTCGCGCAGCACCGGATCGCGATCATAGCGCATCGCCACCTGTTCGAAGCGGATGTCGCCGCGCACCCGGCCGATCGGCACGGCATCGGCGCGCTCCTCGACATCGGGCCGGGTGCCGAACAGTTCGAAGATGCGGCCCAGCGACACCCGCGCCGATGCCAGCCCCGACGTCAGCCCCATCAGCGTCTGGATCGGCGACAGCAGCCGCATATGATAGGTCATGAAGGCGACGAGCGTGCCGATGCTCATGTCGCCCTCGATGATCCGCCAGCCACCATAGAGGATGACGGCGGAGGTCGCCCCGGTCATCAGCGTGCCCGGCAACGCCCCGGTCATGTAGGAGGCGAGCTGCATCCGCAGCATCGCGCTGACAAAGGCGTCATTCTTCGCCTTGAAGCGCCCAACCTCATGCTCGCCCGCCCGCAACGCGGTGACGACCCGCATGCCCATCACCGTATCGACCAGCAGGCTGCCCAGATCCGCGCCCCGCTCGCGCATGTCGCGGGTCAGCGCGGTCAGCCGGCGCTGATAATAGGTAAAGGCGGCAAGGCTGGCGGGCACCAGCAGCACACCGACCAGGAACAGCCGCCAGTCAAGCCAGAGCATCATCGCGACGCAGCCGATGAAGAAGAGCAGGTTGCTGACCACCGAGAGCAAGCTGTCGGACGCGATCCGCTGCACGTCGCTTACATCGCTGTTCATCCGCGAAACGAGATCGCCCAGCCGGAAGCTGGCATAGAAGCGCGGCGAGAGCGTCTGGAGATGGCGCAACAGCGCGGCGCGCATGTCATAGAGCATCGCCGCCGACAGCCGGACATAGCGATAGCTTGCGAGGATATTGACGCCAAAGCCGAGTATCGTGACCGTAATCATGATCCCGGCAACCCGCCACAGCGCGCTCATGTCCCGCCGCAGCAGCGCCTGGTCGATCATCAGCTTGGACAGATAGGGCTGCGCCAGTCCCAGCGCGGTCGACAGGATGCTGATCGCCAGCACCAGCAACAGCCCGCGCCGATAGGGGCGGATATAGGGGAGCAGCCGGCGATAGCTCCCCCAGCCGGCAACAGGCGCGCTCATGCCGCCACCCGCCGTGGCACCAGCCGCAGGCCATGCAGCGCATATTGCGGCTCGGGCAGCTTAGCCAGCAGCCCGGTACACCAGCGATGCCCCTGCATCAGCGCCTCATGCTGGGTGCGCCACCAGTCGCCCCGGCCGCCATCGGCATAAAATTGGGCGCAGAGCAGCAGGTGCCGGCGCATCGCCGCGATCAGCATCGCCTGGTAATGGCCGAGCAGCGCGGCCCGATCGCCGCCTTGCGCGATGCCGGTCAGCACCGCGCTCGCCAATATCGCCTCGCGCACCGACTGGGCGGTGC
This window encodes:
- a CDS encoding aldehyde dehydrogenase (NADP(+)), translating into MFNGAILVGAAERTGGEPFFAVDPSTGAKGDVAFHNASTADVADACALADSAFEGFSTLSPETRASFLEAVADQIMEIGDLLITTAMSETGLPRGRLEGERGRTVGQLRLFASYVRQGDWLDVTIDKALPERTPLPRSDLRRVNHAVGPVAVFGASNFPLAFSVAGGDTASAFAAGCPVVVKGHPAHPGTGELVARAIAAAVKASGLHEGVFSYLPGTTNDLGGALVADPRIKAVGFTGSRGGGIALMKIAANRAEPIPVYSEMSSINPVVLLPGALAARAEALGTAFVGSLSLFAGQFCTNPGMVIALDSPDLDRFVASAATALSANQPHVMLTPGIHAAYEKGVEALAGAEGVTTVARGAEAEGVNLAQSALFATSGEQFRANPALSHEVFGSSSILVKCATIEEVIATIAQMEGQLTATLQMDESDTDNAAKLLPTLSRKVGRVLANGWPTGVEVTHAMVHGGPFPSTSDGRTTSVGTLAMMRFLRPVCYQDVVDAVLPPALQAANPWKLNRRMEGKLELAQ
- the araD1 gene encoding AraD1 family protein, with the translated sequence MTVISLVQFNEGGARGVAALDQTGAAKRVTGASSTRQLALDAIAAGQGLAAFAAGKLGDAVDLSTVTLLSPIDHEDAAHLLVAGTGLTHLGSAEGRDKMHKAAASGDLTDSMRMFLMGVEGGKPADDGIGAQPEWFYKGDGQILVDPGQDFTMPAFAEDGGEEPEVAGIYLIDADGTPVRLGFAIGNEFSDHITERGNYLWLAHSKLRQASLGPELLLGDLPQDLRGTSRIVRNGETVWEKPFLSGETNMSHTIANLEHHHFKYGLFRRPGDIHVHFFGTATLSFSDGFATQEGDVFEVEAKPFTLPVRNGLTRAADEGKTKVKAL
- a CDS encoding Gfo/Idh/MocA family oxidoreductase; translation: MSIKAGLVGLGKIARDQHLPAIAKIEGIDLVAVASRNAQGEGVNNYPDLGAMLAGEPDMDAVILCQPPQVRYQAARQAILAGKHVFLEKPPGATVSEVDALIALAKANGVTLYASWHSRYAAAVAQAKDWMASRTVERISIQWREDVRHWHPGQPWIWEAGGFGVFDPGINALSILTEIVAEPITLLSAELEVPSNKQAPIGATLAMATASGAKIDTVFDWRQTGPQTWDIVVETSKGKLLLSEGGNTLTLDGEVQLKAPDEEYPTMYRRFVGLVADKAIDADTAPLRLVADAFLCGRHCPTADFED
- a CDS encoding FadR/GntR family transcriptional regulator; amino-acid sequence: MGSERKDGPERKFASDEGSLRIHQAIARDMGTAILTGRHKPGDLFEGEIEASERLGVSRTAYREAIRILIAKGMLESRPKAGTRVLPRARWNVLDPEMLAWMFAGEPDRAFIRDLFELRGVIEPAAAEFAARRRTDDQLAIMDAALAEMERYGLSTPEGRAADQRFHNAILAATHNDALEALASSVGAAVSWTTTFKHRKKLLPRDPLPDHQAVHRAIASRDTAAARNAMAELLRLAFADMDIALSEPGA
- a CDS encoding S8 family serine peptidase — translated: MPDPLRIAVIDSGVHPDHPHIDATRLLPGFAIARDGGDSEADTGDLLGHGTAVTAAIQDQAPDALCLPIRVFHDALSTTARALVTAIDRAVAARVDLINLSLGTINPAHGEAFAAAADRALAAGILIVAARDNDGTPCYPGSLDMVLGVSLDWDCPRDDFRLRAGLAFASGHPRPIPGVPQRRNLHGVSFAVANMTGLIARQGRAGLALWMPAGARAQVG
- a CDS encoding ABC transporter ATP-binding protein; amino-acid sequence: MSAPVAGWGSYRRLLPYIRPYRRGLLLVLAISILSTALGLAQPYLSKLMIDQALLRRDMSALWRVAGIMITVTILGFGVNILASYRYVRLSAAMLYDMRAALLRHLQTLSPRFYASFRLGDLVSRMNSDVSDVQRIASDSLLSVVSNLLFFIGCVAMMLWLDWRLFLVGVLLVPASLAAFTYYQRRLTALTRDMRERGADLGSLLVDTVMGMRVVTALRAGEHEVGRFKAKNDAFVSAMLRMQLASYMTGALPGTLMTGATSAVILYGGWRIIEGDMSIGTLVAFMTYHMRLLSPIQTLMGLTSGLASARVSLGRIFELFGTRPDVEERADAVPIGRVRGDIRFEQVAMRYDRDPVLRDMDLAIPAGSICAILGPSGVGKSTMADLMVRHADPTDGRILLDGHDLRDLRLDDLRREVMLVDQSPWLFNDSIAANIGFALPDVRTADIEAAAHAAGLDAFLARLPEGLDTRTGERGLALSAGERQRIVIARALLRRPSVLILDEPTSALDGETEALVAQRLRGALPDATIILITHKPALARIADRIVTVTDGQAHMVQQSELVHA